In the genome of Dermacentor silvarum isolate Dsil-2018 chromosome 1, BIME_Dsil_1.4, whole genome shotgun sequence, one region contains:
- the LOC119445985 gene encoding putative nuclease HARBI1: MAAFLLVLAAAARQLGRRRGRREAEGAFDIPDDVFRQHFRLRKETVRWLCYEVAEELGGVRSTALTVERQVLCALRFFATGSFQGSVGSEETIGVTQPAVSKCVRRVAEAIVHAGTRNKWAHYPRTSEEKAAVKEGFLRRGGIPGVIGCVDGSLIAIIAPKGDNKAAYMCRKGFYALNSIFELVEAAEQVTGPARVETEAVPAQKGASGGESDDDESAMQQSEAA, translated from the exons ATGGCGGCGTTCTTGCtggtgctggcggcggcggctcgtcagCTCGGGCGGAGGCGCGGAAGGAGGGAGGCCGAGGGCGCGTTTGACATTCCAGACGACGTGTTTCGGCAGCACTTTCGTCTGAGGAAGGAAACTGTGCGGTGGCTGTGCTACGAAGTGGCGGAGGAGCTCGGAGGCGTGCGATCAACAGCGCTGACGGTGGAGCGACAAGTGTTGTGCGCGTTGCGTTTCTTCGCGACGGGCAGCTTTCAGGGGTCCGTTGGGAGCGAGGAGACGATTGGCGTGACGCAGCCTGCGGTCAGCAAGTGCGTGCGACGCGTAGCGGAAGCAATCGTCCACGCCGGGACCCGCAACAAGTGGGCCCACTACCCAAGGACGTCGGAGGAAAAGGCGGCCGTGAAAGAAGGGTTCCTTCGACGCGGCGGCATTCCCGGCGTCATCGGCTGCGTGGACGGCAGCCTTATTGCCATCATCGCACCGAAGGGCGACAACAAGGCGGCATACATGTGCCGCAAAggcttctatgcccttaacagcaTATTC gaactggTCGAAGCTGCTGAGCAAGTGACTGGGCCGGCACGGGTCGAGACGGAAGCTGTCCCTGCACAGAAAGGTGCTAGTGGAGGCGAAAGCGATGACGACGAATCAGCAATGCAACAGAGCGAGGCTGCCTAA